The genomic window TCTTAAAAACTTTAAAGGAGAAAGTAAACTTTTTTCCTGGATGTACCGTATTGCCACAAACGAAGCTTTGACTTTTTTATCGCAAAAAGCAAAATTGAGCGGAATTTCGTCTGAAGATCTGCAAAACAAAACTATCGATGGTTTAAAAGCCGATCTGTATTTTGATGGAAATGAAATTCAAATCAAACTTCAAAAGGCAATTGTAACACTTCCAGAAAAACAGCAATTAGTTTTCAAAATGAAATATTTTGAAGAATTAAAATATGAAGAAATTGCAGATATTTTAGGAACATCTGTCGGAGCTCTTAAAGCATCTTATCATCATGCAGTAAAAAAAATCGAATTATATGTTACATCAAATTAAACCTTTTGTAACTAAAACTGTCTTATAAGTATTATGAAAACATTTAAATTAGAAAACGAACCCAAAGTAAAATCTGGCTTTAAAACTCCAGAAAACTATTTTGATGATTTTTCAGAAAAGGTTTTACAACGATTAAACGAAAAAGAAGTTAAAGTAATTCCTTTTTACAAACGCAAAAAAACACTTTGGACGGCTGCCGCTGCTGTAGTTGGCTTTGCATTATTGATTCCTGTCATCAATAATTACAGAACAAATTCAAACGATCTTGACGAAGCTACTTTAGAAAATTACTTATCCTATCATTCTAATATTAGCCAATACGACTTAATTCAAAAATTAGATGACAGCGATATTGAAAAATTAGGCAACGATGTTACTCTAGAAGATGAAACATTAGAAGATATCTTGGCTACAAGTCCAAATTTGGAACACTTAATTTCAGAACAAAATTAAATCAAACTTAACTCAACAACTTAGCTTAACAATGAAAATAAAAAACATTTTACCGCTATTGCTATTTCTGACAAGTTTTTCAATTTTTGCCCAAAATGGAAAAATTGATGAAAAGCGAGAAAAGATTAAAGCTTTTAAAGTGTCATTTTTAACGACCGAATTAGAATTAACTTCAACTGAAGCCGAAAAATTCTGGCCAATTTATAATGCTTATGATGACAAGCAGTATGAATTAAAGTATTTAAAAATGAAAACGTATCTGAGACAATTAAAAGATGACAATTTTAAAAACCTTTCAGATAAAGAAGCAGCGACATTATTATCTCAAATTGAAAGTACAGATAAAGAAATATACCAGCTTCGTGAAAAATACATGAGCAGTTTAAAAAAAGTACTTCCTGCAAAGAAAATATTATTGCTTAAAAAATCTGAAGACGACTTTAATCGAAAATTATTGCAGCAATATCGAGACAAAGGAAATAAAGATTAAGCTTAACGATACAACAGCGATAAGAACCCTATATAATACTTACTTTATTATTTAGGGTTCTTATTTTTTTTATTTAAAATTAAGTCGAACTACTTTATTATGTCCTGCAGCAATTGCAGTATTTCTGTTCACAAATCGAATGGTAAAAAATCTGTTATCTGTAGAAAGTTGCATCCAGTTTTCTCCTCCATTTTGAGAATATTGTATTCCTTCAGAGCCTACACAAACAATTTCTCTTCCATTTCCTCCAGGAACATATTGTATGCATGACGCATAGCCAAATCCCATATTTTGGCCAATTAATTGCCAAGTTTTACCACCATCTTTTGTAAAAGCTTTATTATTGGCTTTATTATTAGGAAGATCATAATCTCCTCCTGCAATAAAACCTTGTTTAGAATCGTAAAAATCGGCAGTAAAAATTCCTGTCATTTGTTTTCCTTGTACAATAGGAGTTTCTACAACTTTCCATGTTTTTGCCTTATCTGGAGAATAAAAAACACGTGCTTTTTTTCCGCCCGAAACTAGCCATGTATCGTTTCCTTTTATAACGATATTGGTATTGCTGGCAGCAAAAGCCGCTTCTCCTGTGCTATTTGTTGGCAATTTATCAGAAAGCAGTTTTGTCCAAGTTTCACCACCATCACGAGTAACAATAATTGAGAAAGTATCTTCTGTAGGATCTCCAATTGCAATTCCTTCCTTATCGTTCCAAAACTGCATGCTATCGTAAAAAACTTTCGGATTAATTTCTTTGTAAACCAATTTAACTTTGCGGTCCTTTTTTGAAACAGAATAAAGAAGTGCTGGGTTTGCCACACTCAGCAAAAAAATATCTTTTGAAGTTTGCGCTATACTTCTAAATTCCAATTTGAGCGTATCACGATAAATATGTTCTTCAAATTTTTCCTTTTTATCCAAATCATAATATCCAAAACGCGAATTATCGGCCCCGTACCAAACTTTATTTTTATCAATTAGAATTGCTCTAATACTAATTCTGTCTTTAAATAATGTATCTACTGTCATTGATGTAAAGCCATTATTGTAAACAACGTCAGTTTTATAATTAAATGTCCTAAAAGACATCAGCAAAATAAAAATAACACAAAATAAAGCGAGTTTTTTCATAGGAAATTTAAAATTTGGTTAACGCTAAAATACGATTATTTATAAAATATCAAAATCATTCTGTATTCTTTTCTGGCATGATAGTTGTTTTCTTACAAAATAAATTTAACAAGTAAAATATGAAAAATATACTTTTTATAGGAAGTTTTATATTATTAGTAAATTCACTTAATGCCCAAAAAGTAAACGTTTACCCTAAAAACTCTTATGTAGAAGACAATTTAGACTTGAATGCTGTTTCTATGATATATTCTCAATCTGTAGACGCGGCAGATTTTGAAACAAGGTTAAATTATCCAGATG from Flavobacterium sp. KACC 22763 includes these protein-coding regions:
- a CDS encoding RNA polymerase sigma factor → MIEEKEFIKQLLTPETQNVAFQKLLSDYQRPLYSHIRNIVLNHDDADDVLQNTFVKVFQNLKNFKGESKLFSWMYRIATNEALTFLSQKAKLSGISSEDLQNKTIDGLKADLYFDGNEIQIKLQKAIVTLPEKQQLVFKMKYFEELKYEEIADILGTSVGALKASYHHAVKKIELYVTSN
- a CDS encoding sensor of ECF-type sigma factor; protein product: MKIKNILPLLLFLTSFSIFAQNGKIDEKREKIKAFKVSFLTTELELTSTEAEKFWPIYNAYDDKQYELKYLKMKTYLRQLKDDNFKNLSDKEAATLLSQIESTDKEIYQLREKYMSSLKKVLPAKKILLLKKSEDDFNRKLLQQYRDKGNKD
- a CDS encoding oxidoreductase, encoding MKKLALFCVIFILLMSFRTFNYKTDVVYNNGFTSMTVDTLFKDRISIRAILIDKNKVWYGADNSRFGYYDLDKKEKFEEHIYRDTLKLEFRSIAQTSKDIFLLSVANPALLYSVSKKDRKVKLVYKEINPKVFYDSMQFWNDKEGIAIGDPTEDTFSIIVTRDGGETWTKLLSDKLPTNSTGEAAFAASNTNIVIKGNDTWLVSGGKKARVFYSPDKAKTWKVVETPIVQGKQMTGIFTADFYDSKQGFIAGGDYDLPNNKANNKAFTKDGGKTWQLIGQNMGFGYASCIQYVPGGNGREIVCVGSEGIQYSQNGGENWMQLSTDNRFFTIRFVNRNTAIAAGHNKVVRLNFK